AGATGCTTGGAATACCTTTTTTGATACAGATTTACTAATAAATCCACATATTCCAGCGTCTATGAGATTATTGAAATAAGGTTCTATTTCGTAACCAGTATGTATCAGGATAATGGCATCTGGCTTTTTAACAATTAGTTTTCTTGTTAAAGCTAATCCAGTTACATCAGGTAAAAAGAGGTCAAATACATATAAATCAAAATCTTCGTTAGATATAATTTGTGAAGCTTCAGCCCCATTAATGGCTACGGTAACCTCCATGTTTTCTAATTCTTCAATCATGGTTTTTGTCCCTTCTTGAACAGATGTGTGATCATCGACCAGCAATACTTTTGTCATCTTTCCCAACCTCTTCTCTTAAATGATTATCAAAAGGAATTATGATTTTTACTTTAACGCCCTGTCCAATCTCTGAATCAAGCTCTATTTGGCCTTCAACACTT
Above is a window of Bacillus sp. (in: firmicutes) DNA encoding:
- a CDS encoding response regulator transcription factor, with product MTKVLLVDDHTSVQEGTKTMIEELENMEVTVAINGAEASQIISNEDFDLYVFDLFLPDVTGLALTRKLIVKKPDAIILIHTGYEIEPYFNNLIDAGICGFISKSVSKKVFQASISFALKGVSLLPITLLRQLRRNETTAVNSNGTYLDISLTEKEKEVLYEVARGKTNLEISNELKISQRMIEKHISVILSKLNVKSRIEAVSIAKELKLVPDKMLD